A genome region from Sardina pilchardus chromosome 22, fSarPil1.1, whole genome shotgun sequence includes the following:
- the LOC134070459 gene encoding uncharacterized protein LOC134070459, whose amino-acid sequence MTGMEINKDRSQSPQFLKTVSDSETVDLIKLHGTPVPPEVVVNMEGSSLSPACANEAIAQVVDTVLESERLVSVPNIVEKLISESKVRVFSHDIADQVQKILKSSHGLQTISVPVGKSLSDSILCKLPARAERQNEAPSGFIYTYVEQAVKQLVSSWLFPSTSSEDQERSQRTSTSSGILDMFTEVIVKEVMVTLPTESEGNVASGNSDDFKNDYASLVSMLVIRILRKVDSLRPSIGTHQDGVQDKVLDISRELIQKILCELDTRFGITSDESHPQQVNFHLMYRNVYKDLTREFGSEDVLCSALESQDPSFESSLVEKLTGEIGRTCIQTHLAASAPLPPIQAVTELQENKEKTKKKITPSWLKMATFNWKRSKNGAHSLLDSEGSHVPSTSSSQVQAMRTELRETLAEVTKAPECAAGRLEKAQEEETTGCCFFRMPKFKFSFKVEFSFCNGSV is encoded by the exons ATGACTGGCATGGAAATAAATAAGGACAGGTCACAAAGCCCTCAGTTCTTAAAAACAGTTTCAGACTCAGAAACTGTAGACCTCATCAAACTTCATGGCACTCCTGTTCCTCCTGAAGTGGTTGTCAACATGGAAGGCTCTTCATTGTCCCCTGCATGTGCCAATGAAGCCATCGCCCAAGTGGTGGACACCGTGTTAGAAAGTGAAAGACTTGTTTCCGTCCCCAACATAGTGGAGAAATTGATCTCTGAATCAAAAGTGAGGGTATTCTCCCATGATATTGCGGATCAAGTCCAAAAGATCCTAAAAAGCTCTCATGGCCTCCAGACTATTTCTGTGCCCGTGGGGAAGAGTCTTTCAGACTCCATTCTCTGCAAGTTGCCGGCCAGAgctgagagacagaatgaagCTCCATCTGGATTTATTTACACTTATGTAGAGCAGGCTGTGAAGCAACTCGTGTCATCATGGTTGTTCCCCTCAACATCTTCTGAGGACCAAGAGCGTTCCCAGCGGACCTCAACTTCATCCGGTATACTTGACATGTTCACGGAAGTGATAGTCAAAGAAGTCATGGTGACTCTTCCCACAGAGTCTGAGGGAAACGTTGCTTCTGGCAACAGTGACGACTTTAAGAATGACTATGCCTCCCTAGTCTCCATGTTGGTCATTCGAATTCTGAGGAAAGTTGATAGCTTACGCCCTTCCATTGGCACCCATCAGGATGGCGTTCAGGATAAAGTCTTGGATATCTCCAGAGAACTGATCCAGAAGATTCTATGTGAGCTTGACACACGTTTTGGTATCACAAGTGATGAAAGTCATCCGCAGCAAGTGAATTTTCACCTGATGTACCGAAATGTTTACAAGGATCTTACTAGAGAGTTTGGGTCTGaagatgtgctgtgttctgccCTGGAATCACAAGATCCATCTTTTGAGTCTTCCCTTGTGGAGAAATTGACAGGAGAGATCGGAAGGACTTGTATCCAAACCCACTTAGCAGCTTCTGCACCCCTCCCTCCAATTCAAGCTGTAACTGAACTACAGGAAAATAAGGAAAAGACCAAAAAGAAAATCACTCCATCCTGGCTGAAGATGGCAACGTTCAATTGGAAG AGATCAAAGAATGGAGCACACAGTCTCCTTGACAGTGAGGGCTCTCATGTTCCAAGCACAA GTTCCTCTCAGGTTCAGGCCATGAGGACCGAGCTAAGGGAGACTCTGGCCGAGGTCACCAAGGCTCCTGAGTGTGCAGCTGGCCGTCTAGAGAAGGCCCAGGAGGAAGAGACCACAGGGTGCTGTTTCTTCAGGATGCCCAAATTCAAGTTCTCCTTCAAGGTAGAGTTCAGTTTTTGTAACGGGTCTGTGTAA